The Thermus oshimai DSM 12092 DNA segment GGCCTTTTCCTGCCGCGCCCGCTCGATCTCCCCCCGAAGGCGCTTGAGCTCCTCCGCCGCCTCCCTTAGGACCTGCTCCTTGGCCGCTTCCGCCTCCTTGCGGATGAGCTCGGCCTCCTTTTCCGCCTGGGCCTTGAGCTCCCGGGCGATCTTCTCCGCGGCCACCACCGCCCGCTTCAGGTCCGCTTCGGCCTCCTTAAGGCGGGCGTTCTCCTCTTCCAGGGCGCGGATCCTCTCCTTAA contains these protein-coding regions:
- a CDS encoding DivIVA domain-containing protein, whose protein sequence is MDLTPLDVRYQEFPTAFRGYDKAAVRAYLGQVAEVLEGLVREGEALKERIRALEEENARLKEAEADLKRAVVAAEKIARELKAQAEKEAELIRKEAEAAKEQVLREAAEELKRLRGEIERARQEKALFLSQFKALLQGYLESLERL